Proteins encoded by one window of Cuniculiplasma divulgatum:
- a CDS encoding SHOCT domain-containing protein, producing the protein MEKRIENLIWVLIGLVAVVAAVAIITSILFGGRYYNGGYGPYGMMGGFYGMGIIMPIIGIISVILVLIFVYFILDAIRGPVNYVHTESISRAEEIAKERLAKGEISEEEYRKIIETIMR; encoded by the coding sequence ATGGAAAAGAGAATTGAAAATCTGATATGGGTCCTTATAGGGCTCGTTGCAGTGGTTGCAGCAGTGGCGATCATCACTTCCATCTTGTTCGGAGGCCGGTACTACAATGGAGGATACGGACCATATGGAATGATGGGTGGCTTCTATGGTATGGGCATAATAATGCCAATAATTGGGATAATATCAGTGATACTGGTTCTGATATTTGTATATTTCATACTTGACGCCATTAGAGGTCCAGTCAATTATGTCCATACAGAGAGCATATCCAGAGCTGAGGAAATCGCCAAAGAGAGGCTTGCAAAGGGAGAGATATCTGAGGAGGAGTACAGGAAGATCATCGAAACGATAATGAGATGA
- a CDS encoding ATP-dependent nuclease has translation MKFVRFNFENFKGIRKLTFELNQSPSSNVYTLVGLNESGKTTILEAISNFDPNLERGPIEKPEKTIDNDPNAFLPLSERANFGKAITIGAELEFESEDIEELNKYLNINKKYSEIKDVTNTIYRRFYNFENSKFKDINRTWSPGFKVSERNDPKGTGVNLYEKDKKTWIELDKICNKRIPDIVYFPNFLFDFPSRIYLSIDILSTDEKEEFYKKLIQDILYSLDINVTIEEHLINRIKSDNENDKSNLRRIIQLMEDKVTNVIFESWYKMFKKEVKASRIKIESGEDSIKGAYLEFYIESSDGVYNVKDRSLGFRWFFTFLLFTQFRPYRPDSKKGLIFLFDEPASNLHSSAQNQLLKHFENFGNKVTIIYTTHSHYMINPNWLESTYVVKNGGFNVESSEDDVPNSTNVTVEHYRTFVSKNPKETSYFQPVLDILEYVPSELEKIPSCVFLEGKNDFYTLKYFNEVILNNEVKINLMPAFGASTMDALISMYMGWGKKFIILLDGDKEGNEQKHRYLKKFGKFVSSVIFTLKDIDQKWENKSLEDLFQSSEALSFQQIAASDSIEFKKSQFNLAIQECLILKRRFNWQPETVSRIEKILNFLHTKIQNNP, from the coding sequence ATGAAATTTGTACGCTTTAATTTTGAAAACTTTAAAGGCATAAGGAAATTGACTTTTGAACTGAACCAATCCCCCTCTTCAAATGTATATACATTAGTTGGTTTAAACGAAAGTGGTAAGACTACTATTTTGGAGGCGATAAGTAACTTTGACCCAAATCTAGAACGAGGACCAATTGAAAAACCTGAAAAAACTATAGATAATGACCCTAATGCTTTTTTACCATTAAGTGAAAGAGCTAACTTTGGAAAAGCAATAACAATCGGTGCAGAGTTAGAATTTGAATCGGAAGACATTGAAGAGCTAAACAAATACTTGAATATAAACAAAAAATATTCCGAAATAAAGGACGTTACCAACACTATTTACAGAAGGTTTTATAACTTTGAGAATTCAAAGTTCAAGGACATAAATAGAACTTGGAGCCCTGGATTCAAGGTCAGTGAGAGAAATGACCCTAAAGGTACTGGAGTCAATCTCTATGAAAAGGACAAAAAAACATGGATAGAATTGGATAAGATCTGTAACAAACGTATACCTGACATTGTATACTTCCCTAATTTCCTTTTTGACTTTCCTTCAAGAATATATCTTTCTATTGATATTTTATCAACTGATGAAAAAGAGGAGTTTTATAAGAAGCTTATTCAGGACATCTTGTATTCTTTAGATATTAACGTTACAATAGAAGAACATCTTATTAACAGAATAAAGAGTGACAACGAAAACGACAAGAGCAACCTAAGAAGAATAATTCAGTTAATGGAAGATAAGGTCACTAACGTAATATTTGAATCATGGTATAAAATGTTTAAAAAGGAAGTCAAAGCATCTAGAATCAAGATCGAAAGTGGAGAGGACAGCATAAAGGGGGCATATCTTGAATTCTATATCGAATCTTCAGACGGAGTATACAATGTAAAGGACCGGTCTCTTGGATTCAGATGGTTTTTTACCTTCCTACTTTTTACGCAGTTTCGACCTTATAGGCCAGATTCAAAAAAAGGTTTGATTTTCCTATTTGATGAACCAGCTTCTAATCTGCATTCTTCAGCACAAAATCAACTACTAAAACATTTTGAAAATTTTGGAAATAAAGTTACCATAATTTACACTACCCACAGCCATTATATGATAAACCCAAACTGGCTCGAAAGTACTTATGTTGTCAAAAACGGAGGATTTAATGTAGAATCATCAGAAGATGATGTCCCAAATAGTACTAACGTTACCGTTGAGCATTATAGAACATTTGTTTCTAAAAACCCTAAAGAAACTTCATATTTCCAGCCAGTCCTAGATATATTAGAATACGTTCCAAGCGAATTAGAAAAGATCCCAAGCTGCGTGTTTCTAGAGGGAAAGAATGATTTCTATACGCTAAAATATTTTAACGAGGTAATTCTTAATAACGAGGTAAAAATCAACCTTATGCCCGCTTTTGGCGCATCCACTATGGATGCTCTGATTAGTATGTATATGGGTTGGGGGAAGAAGTTTATTATACTACTTGATGGAGACAAAGAAGGGAATGAACAAAAGCATAGGTATTTAAAAAAGTTTGGAAAGTTCGTATCATCTGTAATTTTTACTTTAAAAGATATCGATCAAAAATGGGAGAACAAGTCTTTAGAAGACTTATTTCAATCTTCTGAAGCTCTTTCTTTTCAACAGATTGCAGCTTCCGATTCTATAGAATTTAAAAAGTCTCAGTTCAACTTGGCTATTCAAGAGTGTCTAATATTGAAAAGAAGATTTAATTGGCAACCAGAAACAGTTAGTAGAATAGAAAAAATTCTCAATTTCTTACACACTAAAATTCAAAATAATCCATAA
- a CDS encoding BPTD_3080 family restriction endonuclease: MTYDKVQHLIINSPYEKPDKHLKYDRNERKFELVEGRRPAGYTKASEQSEKFDDPGFFVELPEVNKIRERVDKWRDSGYQGITKVTKELLDYWKKPDRDRKLFFCQLEAIETLIWFIEAPPTEKQGIKLEGDGGNIERLCSKMATGTGKTVVMAMLIAWQIINKMTYRQDTRFSKDILVVSPGLTVRNRLQVLSPTASEGSNYYIEFDLIPSGMYDKLRGGHVKIINWHLLEWETEDQVKRKKSVDKRGVKSDESYAREVLGELKDAKNIIVINDEAHHAWRFNPEALGKYVRQRDMKDSANESTVWIGGLDKINNVRNIMRCFDFTATPFLPSGKTADEDSLFGWIVSDFGLNEAIESGLVKTPRVVVRDDGTPNAKTMKSKFYHIYVDPKVKSNLNQAEGKEVPLPDLVTKAYYFLGLDWLETLKLWENSAETPPVMISVCNRTETAARVKFSLDKGKIMIKELQNPDATLQIDTKVLNEAESGLNVKGGASKKTMAEELREKVDTVGQKGHPGEKIQHVISVGMLSEGWDAKTVTHIMGLRAFTSQLLCEQVVGRGLRRTSYDVNKETGLFEPEYVNVFGVPFTFLPHEGEGVGPEGGIPPPPPTPKTRVHVDDDKKKFELTWPNVLRINHTYTPRLKIDLDKVQELQLNPEDTPLKAELAQIIEGKPDVTKELKVIDLSNNQVEKLITSLRKQRLIFEAARDVFDQMQPSWPGSKEYLIAQLIRIVEAFLDSDKLVIQSESYRENLKKRLLILLNMNKIVQHLFSAIRAENTEKLVPIFDKEMPIKSTGKMITWYTSKPCELTNKSHISHVVYDSAWEASESYELENNGAILSWVKNDHLGFVISYLYKGVVHSYYPDFLIKLSNGKMLVLEVKGIDDEKNRTKRTALKEWIDAVNSDGRFGPWESDVSFRPSDIKDIIRRHMVG, encoded by the coding sequence ATGACTTACGATAAGGTACAGCACCTAATAATTAACAGCCCTTATGAGAAGCCAGACAAGCACCTCAAATATGATCGCAATGAGCGAAAATTTGAGCTGGTTGAAGGAAGACGTCCTGCAGGATATACAAAAGCTTCAGAACAATCAGAAAAGTTTGATGATCCCGGATTCTTTGTAGAGCTGCCTGAAGTTAACAAAATCAGGGAACGAGTCGATAAGTGGAGAGATTCAGGATATCAAGGTATTACAAAGGTAACAAAGGAGTTGCTGGACTATTGGAAGAAACCGGACAGAGACAGAAAACTCTTCTTCTGCCAACTTGAAGCAATTGAAACACTTATATGGTTCATAGAGGCTCCGCCCACGGAGAAACAAGGAATAAAGTTAGAGGGTGATGGTGGTAACATAGAGCGGTTATGTTCTAAAATGGCCACAGGGACAGGGAAAACAGTTGTCATGGCAATGCTCATAGCTTGGCAGATCATCAATAAGATGACTTACAGACAAGACACACGATTCTCCAAGGATATCCTTGTTGTGTCGCCTGGGCTTACGGTAAGAAATAGACTCCAAGTCCTCAGTCCAACGGCCTCAGAGGGAAGCAACTACTACATAGAATTTGATCTGATTCCTTCTGGAATGTATGACAAGCTCCGCGGTGGACATGTCAAAATTATCAACTGGCACCTTCTCGAATGGGAAACGGAAGACCAGGTTAAGAGGAAAAAAAGTGTCGACAAGCGTGGTGTGAAAAGTGATGAATCTTATGCAAGAGAAGTGCTTGGCGAACTGAAAGATGCAAAAAATATTATTGTGATAAATGACGAGGCGCATCACGCCTGGAGATTTAATCCAGAAGCTCTTGGAAAATACGTAAGGCAGAGAGACATGAAGGACAGTGCCAATGAGAGCACTGTATGGATAGGTGGCCTTGACAAAATCAATAATGTTAGAAATATCATGCGATGCTTTGATTTCACAGCTACTCCCTTCCTCCCTTCTGGAAAGACAGCAGACGAAGACTCACTATTTGGGTGGATTGTAAGCGATTTTGGTCTAAACGAGGCAATAGAATCCGGCCTTGTAAAGACCCCTAGGGTTGTTGTCAGAGATGATGGAACACCAAACGCCAAGACAATGAAATCAAAATTCTACCATATATATGTTGATCCGAAAGTGAAGTCAAATTTAAATCAAGCAGAAGGGAAAGAAGTTCCTTTACCAGACCTCGTAACAAAAGCATACTACTTCTTGGGCCTTGACTGGCTTGAGACGCTTAAACTGTGGGAGAATAGTGCTGAAACTCCTCCTGTGATGATATCAGTATGTAACAGGACCGAAACTGCTGCCAGAGTCAAGTTTTCACTAGATAAAGGAAAGATCATGATCAAGGAACTGCAAAATCCCGATGCTACTCTTCAAATAGATACAAAAGTGCTTAACGAGGCTGAATCTGGGCTTAATGTCAAGGGTGGTGCTTCGAAGAAAACAATGGCGGAAGAACTGCGTGAAAAAGTAGACACGGTAGGGCAAAAAGGGCATCCAGGAGAAAAAATTCAACATGTTATCTCAGTCGGAATGCTTTCAGAAGGCTGGGATGCAAAGACTGTAACACACATCATGGGACTGAGGGCCTTCACAAGTCAGCTACTTTGTGAACAGGTAGTGGGAAGAGGCTTGAGACGAACATCCTATGATGTGAATAAAGAGACTGGTCTTTTCGAGCCAGAATACGTTAATGTGTTTGGTGTGCCGTTCACATTCCTCCCACACGAAGGAGAGGGTGTTGGTCCGGAGGGTGGTATCCCTCCGCCCCCTCCTACACCTAAGACAAGAGTCCATGTTGACGATGATAAGAAGAAATTTGAACTGACCTGGCCAAACGTCCTGAGAATCAATCACACATACACTCCAAGGTTAAAGATCGATCTTGATAAAGTTCAAGAACTACAGCTCAACCCTGAAGACACACCACTGAAAGCCGAATTGGCGCAGATAATCGAGGGTAAACCTGATGTTACAAAGGAACTGAAAGTAATCGACCTGTCAAACAATCAGGTTGAAAAATTGATCACGAGTTTGAGAAAGCAGAGATTGATATTTGAGGCCGCAAGAGATGTTTTTGATCAGATGCAACCATCGTGGCCAGGTAGCAAGGAATATTTAATAGCACAGTTGATAAGAATAGTCGAGGCATTTTTGGATTCAGATAAGCTTGTTATTCAGAGTGAATCATACAGGGAGAATCTAAAAAAGAGGCTTCTAATCCTATTAAACATGAACAAGATAGTTCAGCATCTCTTCAGCGCAATACGTGCAGAAAATACCGAGAAACTGGTACCTATTTTTGACAAGGAAATGCCCATAAAGTCCACTGGAAAAATGATCACCTGGTACACAAGCAAGCCGTGTGAGCTGACTAATAAGTCCCACATCAGCCATGTTGTTTACGACAGCGCATGGGAAGCATCAGAGTCGTATGAGTTGGAAAATAATGGCGCAATTTTGAGTTGGGTCAAGAATGATCACTTGGGGTTTGTCATAAGTTACCTTTACAAAGGGGTGGTTCACAGTTATTATCCAGACTTCCTTATTAAGTTAAGCAACGGGAAGATGTTGGTGCTAGAAGTAAAAGGGATAGACGATGAAAAGAACAGAACAAAAAGAACAGCTCTAAAGGAGTGGATCGATGCAGTCAACTCTGACGGACGATTTGGACCATGGGAATCTGATGTATCGTTCAGACCCTCTGATATTAAGGACATAATAAGGCGGCATATGGTGGGATAA
- a CDS encoding PIN domain-containing protein, giving the protein MGRFSDETTRLRKIGMVRIIPLSERIIEGSWDFVIKYHIYAAALQITSALEVKCNEFYTGDERLHKVTLSSGLKSVYLV; this is encoded by the coding sequence ATGGGCAGATTCTCAGATGAGACTACAAGGCTTAGAAAGATAGGCATGGTTAGGATAATCCCACTATCAGAAAGGATAATAGAGGGTAGCTGGGATTTTGTAATTAAGTATCATATCTATGCTGCTGCTCTACAGATCACAAGTGCCCTTGAAGTTAAATGTAACGAGTTTTATACTGGAGATGAAAGACTTCACAAGGTTACTCTTTCATCCGGTCTGAAGTCCGTTTATCTGGTATGA
- a CDS encoding site-specific DNA-methyltransferase, with protein sequence MARKSEKKENRDELTQYTFEGEKRLNIPQTGLVSAGTDPINGKKTYMFDPHLDPELQWAGKTEGTSFEVDTVSLHVHERIDPLTIIEAVRNKEPDTQRNLFYYFEEPENNLPIREAIEFYKHSEGWSNRLIAGDSLIVMNSLLEKEGMARKVQMIYIDPPYGIKYGSNFQPFVNKRDVRDGKAEDLTQEPETVKAFRDTWELGIHSYLTYLRDRLLLAKDLLSETGSIFVQMNDENLHHVREIMDEVFGNQNFVAIITYQTATNQNTKTIQRLHDYLIWYSKTDNPKVRHLFRKYTQEERANIFNNIDSKNRRFKAAQFRDNWTKSQIENLRKSDRIYGKYVKRFETDFEYTEYDTVWNGTVISTFSKEKVYAVQTSTVPIKRCILMTTDPGDLVLDITCGSGTTAYVAEQYGRRWITCDTSRVSITLSKQRLMTSIFDFYELAHKDEGVSSGFNYEKVPHITLSSIANEEPHIEEILYDKPIIDRTKKRVTGPFTVEAVPSQRVVNLEEVEENSSAQDPDNTIPRTGETIRQSDWIDELSRTGIRSVKGKENIKFVRIGILQGTKWLQAEGETEDGQRAVISFGPTYAPLEQRQVELAIEEAQQLVPKPKLVIFASFQFDPEAAKDIDELKWPEVSVIKCQMNTDLLTEDLKQKKANEESSFWLIGQPDIELTRKEEKYIVTVNGFDYYDTRTGEIKSGNPSNIAMWELDTDYNGRSLYPRQVFFPLEGENGGWSKLTKALRAYVDEDLISSYSGNQSLPFKAGRNKQIAIKIIDDRGIESLRVLKVD encoded by the coding sequence ATGGCTAGAAAAAGTGAGAAAAAAGAAAATAGAGATGAACTGACACAATACACATTTGAAGGAGAAAAGAGACTCAATATCCCACAAACAGGACTGGTTTCAGCGGGAACTGATCCAATTAACGGGAAGAAGACGTATATGTTTGATCCACACTTGGATCCCGAGTTGCAATGGGCTGGAAAAACTGAAGGAACAAGCTTTGAAGTGGACACAGTATCTTTACACGTTCATGAAAGAATCGATCCTCTAACAATAATTGAAGCAGTCAGAAATAAGGAGCCAGATACCCAAAGAAACTTGTTCTACTATTTTGAGGAGCCAGAAAACAATCTTCCTATTAGGGAAGCAATAGAATTCTACAAACACTCTGAAGGCTGGTCGAATAGATTGATTGCAGGAGACTCTTTAATTGTTATGAATTCTCTCCTTGAGAAAGAAGGTATGGCTAGAAAGGTTCAGATGATTTACATAGATCCACCTTATGGGATAAAGTATGGTTCTAATTTTCAGCCGTTTGTAAATAAGCGAGATGTTAGGGACGGAAAAGCTGAAGATCTGACACAGGAACCAGAGACCGTAAAAGCGTTTAGAGACACTTGGGAACTTGGAATACACTCTTATTTGACCTATTTAAGAGACAGATTGCTTCTAGCAAAGGATCTGCTATCTGAAACTGGCAGTATATTTGTCCAAATGAATGATGAGAATTTGCATCATGTTAGAGAAATAATGGATGAGGTATTCGGAAATCAGAACTTCGTCGCGATCATTACGTATCAAACAGCTACAAATCAGAATACTAAGACCATCCAAAGATTGCATGATTACTTGATCTGGTATTCAAAAACTGATAACCCAAAGGTAAGACACCTGTTTAGAAAATATACACAGGAAGAGCGGGCCAACATTTTTAATAATATTGACAGTAAAAATAGGAGATTCAAGGCAGCTCAGTTTAGAGATAATTGGACAAAAAGTCAAATAGAAAATCTAAGAAAATCAGATAGAATATATGGTAAATATGTTAAACGGTTTGAAACAGATTTTGAGTATACTGAATATGACACTGTTTGGAATGGGACCGTAATTTCAACGTTCTCTAAGGAGAAAGTTTACGCTGTCCAAACTAGCACAGTTCCTATTAAGCGTTGCATTCTGATGACAACTGATCCAGGGGATCTTGTTCTGGATATAACTTGCGGTAGTGGCACAACGGCATACGTGGCAGAGCAGTACGGTCGAAGATGGATTACATGCGACACCTCTCGCGTTTCAATAACTTTATCAAAGCAAAGATTGATGACATCCATATTTGATTTTTACGAGTTAGCACATAAGGATGAAGGTGTTTCGAGCGGTTTTAATTATGAAAAAGTACCACACATCACACTTAGTTCTATCGCGAATGAAGAGCCTCATATAGAGGAAATTTTGTATGACAAACCTATTATCGACCGCACAAAGAAAAGAGTGACTGGTCCTTTTACCGTTGAAGCAGTGCCGTCACAGCGTGTAGTAAATCTGGAAGAAGTTGAAGAAAATTCTAGTGCCCAAGACCCAGATAACACAATTCCCAGAACTGGAGAAACTATAAGACAGAGTGATTGGATTGATGAATTGAGCAGAACTGGAATAAGGAGTGTCAAGGGAAAAGAAAACATCAAATTCGTAAGAATTGGAATATTACAGGGGACGAAGTGGTTACAAGCTGAAGGGGAGACAGAAGACGGGCAGAGAGCAGTAATTTCTTTTGGGCCCACTTATGCTCCATTAGAACAAAGACAGGTTGAATTGGCTATCGAAGAAGCACAGCAATTAGTTCCCAAGCCCAAGCTCGTTATATTTGCTTCATTCCAGTTTGATCCTGAGGCGGCAAAGGATATTGATGAACTAAAATGGCCTGAAGTTTCCGTTATAAAATGCCAGATGAATACAGATCTCTTGACAGAAGATCTTAAGCAAAAGAAGGCGAATGAGGAATCGTCTTTCTGGCTCATTGGACAGCCGGATATCGAATTGACAAGAAAAGAAGAAAAATACATTGTAACAGTGAATGGCTTTGATTACTACGATACTCGGACTGGCGAAATAAAGTCTGGAAATCCATCAAATATTGCTATGTGGGAATTGGATACTGACTATAACGGCAGGAGTCTTTATCCCAGACAGGTATTCTTCCCTCTTGAGGGCGAGAACGGTGGTTGGAGTAAGCTCACTAAAGCACTTCGGGCATATGTTGATGAAGATCTAATTTCTAGCTATTCTGGCAACCAGTCTTTACCATTCAAAGCCGGCAGAAACAAGCAAATTGCGATAAAGATCATTGATGATCGTGGCATTGAATCTTTGAGAGTTTTAAAGGTGGATTAA
- a CDS encoding ABC transporter ATP-binding protein, with the protein MNNNIILQLDSIKKVYRGGYGIFGINMNIHSGGIHGFLGQNGAGKTTTMKCIMGLISYDSGSMRMFGEEYKPGNWKLKARIGFMPEILAFPPYLTALEVMLTYGRIRGVEKSALKSQAEVLLEKVGLIEVKNRKVGTFSKGMTSRLGIAFSMNGNPDILILDEPTSGLDPVSKTAILKLFKEIENEGKTIVLSSHQLQDVENLCGSVTVINRGLTVAEGPTEMLRKKEGATSYRVEFSKVDTRLLSSLRSLEGVASVNEIEGKNMVRVVVAGEKDIREMLAKEAVALGNAMLSCEEEKKTLEELFFQLIN; encoded by the coding sequence ATGAACAACAACATAATTCTCCAACTAGATAGCATCAAAAAAGTGTACAGGGGAGGATATGGTATTTTTGGCATTAACATGAACATCCACAGTGGAGGAATACACGGATTTCTTGGACAAAACGGAGCTGGAAAAACAACGACGATGAAATGCATCATGGGTCTGATCTCATATGATTCCGGCTCCATGAGAATGTTCGGAGAGGAATATAAACCTGGTAACTGGAAACTTAAGGCCAGAATAGGCTTTATGCCAGAAATTCTGGCATTTCCTCCCTATCTCACAGCACTGGAAGTTATGCTTACCTATGGCAGAATAAGGGGTGTAGAAAAGAGCGCCCTAAAATCCCAGGCAGAAGTTCTACTTGAAAAGGTTGGGCTCATAGAAGTGAAGAATAGGAAAGTCGGAACCTTCAGCAAAGGAATGACTTCCAGGCTGGGGATTGCCTTCTCAATGAATGGAAATCCAGATATATTGATACTTGATGAACCTACTTCTGGTCTCGATCCCGTGAGCAAGACTGCAATTCTAAAACTTTTCAAGGAGATAGAAAATGAAGGTAAGACCATTGTGCTATCATCTCACCAGCTACAGGATGTCGAGAATCTCTGTGGTAGTGTAACAGTAATAAACAGGGGTCTAACTGTAGCAGAAGGCCCGACAGAAATGTTGCGCAAGAAAGAAGGAGCAACTTCATACAGGGTAGAATTTTCAAAGGTGGATACTAGACTTCTAAGTAGTTTGAGGTCTCTGGAAGGAGTCGCTTCTGTTAATGAAATTGAAGGAAAGAATATGGTTAGAGTAGTTGTGGCAGGAGAAAAAGATATCAGGGAAATGCTTGCAAAAGAGGCTGTGGCACTTGGAAATGCCATGCTATCTTGTGAGGAGGAAAAAAAGACCCTGGAGGAACTCTTCTTCCAGCTAATCAATTAG
- a CDS encoding ABC transporter permease: MARYEFTWDIRKYRTIVMLFVILLATIGYGILQPMLLLTPAERLALGNNWWMNVIGQHLFTEVVIGVLPLVVGGTLATDSISQEFDKGWIVPLLSQPVSKAEIYIGKVFEKVFLCCIFSLVVITVSLVSSYVVDSPASYLNLVPYIFLSVVVTFFGFSAIALLLSSVIKNSSVVFGSLLGLLVLLIIVYFTVVFYSNSYTPWMNAVPMINESMFPSVIGQYLLNPNGNLPFAASSFGVTKTESISAFSFFSSSIISVLVEIGLVLSAGFYFFRRKEVV; the protein is encoded by the coding sequence GTGGCACGTTATGAATTTACTTGGGACATCAGAAAGTACCGTACCATAGTGATGTTATTTGTTATTTTGCTGGCAACTATCGGTTATGGTATTCTTCAGCCAATGCTTTTGCTTACTCCTGCTGAAAGATTAGCCCTGGGGAATAACTGGTGGATGAATGTGATTGGGCAGCACTTATTCACAGAAGTTGTTATTGGCGTTCTTCCACTGGTTGTGGGAGGTACTCTTGCTACCGATTCAATTTCACAAGAATTTGACAAAGGGTGGATAGTGCCCCTCCTGTCTCAACCAGTTTCTAAAGCTGAGATCTATATTGGCAAGGTTTTCGAAAAGGTATTTCTTTGCTGTATATTCTCTCTGGTTGTAATTACAGTAAGCCTTGTATCATCATATGTTGTTGACAGCCCTGCATCCTATCTGAACCTTGTACCATATATTTTCCTGTCAGTAGTAGTCACTTTTTTTGGATTTTCTGCAATAGCCTTGCTGCTTAGTTCGGTGATCAAGAATTCAAGCGTTGTGTTTGGGTCGTTACTGGGATTGCTTGTTCTCCTTATAATAGTGTATTTCACAGTTGTTTTCTACTCGAACAGTTACACTCCGTGGATGAATGCTGTGCCAATGATCAACGAAAGCATGTTCCCCTCAGTCATTGGACAGTATCTGCTGAATCCCAACGGAAACCTTCCTTTTGCAGCCTCATCTTTTGGAGTCACAAAAACTGAGTCAATAAGTGCATTTAGCTTCTTTTCATCAAGCATCATATCAGTTCTTGTAGAAATTGGACTGGTTCTTTCTGCAGGTTTCTATTTCTTTAGAAGGAAGGAGGTAGTTTAA
- a CDS encoding ribbon-helix-helix protein, CopG family, producing MNVKTSISIDKKIWMELKNLALERGKDVSSILKDAIENELNSNLDKSLMKYSIQGTFDLDFEPIKPKSKISDLIRSMRDDRESHIS from the coding sequence ATGAACGTGAAAACGAGTATATCTATAGATAAAAAGATTTGGATGGAACTCAAGAATCTTGCCTTAGAACGGGGTAAAGACGTAAGCTCCATACTAAAAGATGCTATAGAAAATGAACTGAATTCAAATCTTGACAAATCTTTAATGAAATATTCAATTCAGGGCACATTTGATTTAGATTTTGAACCCATTAAACCCAAAAGCAAAATATCTGATCTTATAAGGAGCATGAGGGATGACAGAGAAAGTCATATATCTTGA
- a CDS encoding helix-turn-helix transcriptional regulator yields MKNSMNNGFDPSERQKILRIAIFYGISLLLSLLIIVISVTFFVMIIYLEGKVSSEFLYIFVSVVIVNFAISALSIRGLMGLYGSFQSEHTDRRTIVFSINNKSHASAERPSAPKLNPEYFTDLELEIIDMLKNHGNRILQSDIAKTINASKASISRVITSLESKGVVVRMRKGVTNEIILVETNFK; encoded by the coding sequence ATGAAAAACAGCATGAATAATGGCTTTGATCCATCGGAGAGACAGAAAATCCTAAGAATAGCTATATTCTATGGTATATCCCTTCTTCTGTCGCTTCTGATCATAGTCATATCCGTGACGTTTTTTGTAATGATTATTTACCTTGAGGGAAAAGTCTCCAGCGAATTCCTATACATTTTTGTCTCAGTTGTAATAGTCAACTTTGCAATATCGGCGCTATCAATAAGGGGTCTGATGGGCCTTTATGGTTCGTTTCAATCAGAACATACGGACCGCAGAACCATCGTTTTTTCAATAAACAATAAAAGTCATGCAAGTGCTGAAAGGCCCTCTGCACCAAAGTTAAATCCAGAGTATTTCACAGATTTAGAGCTGGAGATTATAGACATGCTCAAGAACCATGGAAATAGAATCCTTCAGAGTGATATCGCAAAGACGATCAATGCCTCAAAGGCGTCCATTTCCAGGGTCATTACTTCTCTGGAAAGCAAGGGAGTCGTCGTCAGGATGAGAAAGGGCGTCACGAATGAAATAATCCTAGTTGAAACCAATTTCAAATAG
- a CDS encoding dihydrofolate reductase family protein — translation MRKVILDTIISLDGYYTSLNNEIDWFGFSKEEIEWSKEILRRVDTMLYGRVTYQEFSEFWPNASPTPEGFDAEIIGKLNDLKKVVFSSSIKDVPWGPAVLIRENPVEAVSRFKKEKGKDMVIVGSGTLVSSLVAKEMIDEYRIRIRPIILGSGKTLFNDKNKRHKLKLISTSKFSNGVVALHYEPEIQM, via the coding sequence ATGAGAAAGGTTATCCTTGATACAATAATTTCTCTGGACGGTTATTATACAAGTCTGAATAATGAAATTGACTGGTTTGGTTTCAGCAAGGAGGAAATTGAATGGTCTAAGGAGATTCTCAGAAGGGTAGATACAATGCTTTATGGCCGTGTAACATATCAGGAGTTCAGCGAGTTCTGGCCAAATGCTTCTCCGACTCCAGAAGGTTTTGACGCAGAAATCATAGGAAAGTTGAATGACCTTAAGAAGGTGGTGTTTTCAAGCAGCATCAAAGATGTTCCATGGGGTCCTGCAGTTTTAATACGTGAGAATCCTGTTGAGGCAGTATCCAGATTCAAAAAGGAGAAGGGCAAGGATATGGTGATCGTTGGGAGTGGGACTCTTGTGTCTTCTCTTGTTGCAAAGGAGATGATAGATGAATACCGCATTCGTATTAGACCCATAATTCTGGGTTCAGGGAAGACGCTTTTCAACGACAAAAATAAAAGGCACAAACTCAAACTTATTTCTACCAGTAAGTTTTCGAATGGAGTGGTGGCCCTGCACTATGAGCCAGAAATTCAAATGTGA